In Actinomyces marmotae, the DNA window GTCCCCGAGCTGCGGGGATCCCAGTGAGGAGGCGCGGCCCACGAGGAGGGCGGCGCGAACACCGGCGCCCGCGGCGATGCGGGCGAAGGCCGTGGTGCGGCGGGCGGCGCGGCCCTCGAACAAGCAGGTGCGGCCGCGGGCGACGAGCACGCCGAGACCCCCGCGGTCGTAGGACATCAGGGAGTCCTCCTGGCCCGAGGAGCCGGGCGCGGACACACCGGGGAGGAAGGAGAGGCGGACGCGGGAGGCCGGGCGCCCCCAGGCGTCGTCGAGGTCGGTCAGGAGCGCGGGCTCGGCGATAACGAGCAGGTCGTGGCGGGCGCGGCCCGTGGCGAGAACGATGGAAGCGCCCGCGGGGTCCTCATCCCATGTTCCGGCGGCGGGGGACGTTGCCACGGGGTCTCCCTCCAGTTGTCTCCGAGTGCTCCGGGGGCAGCCTACCCGTTGATGCTGTCAGGGCCCTATGAGGCCCATCGCTGCCGCACCGCCGGGCGGGCCACCGCTCAAAGCCGGCGGCGCCCGCGGGCGGGGTCAGGCATGGAAGATGTCCTCAACAGCCAGCCCGAAGTAGCGGGCGATAGCGATGGCCAGCGGCAGGGAGGGATCGTATTTCCCCTTCTCGATCGAGTTGACCGATTGGCGGGACACGCCGAGGGCCTGGCCCAACTGCGCCTGGGTCAGGCCCTTGGCCTCCCGCAACTCGCGGACGTCGTTGTTCATCCGGCCACCACTCCCGCAGCGCTCCTCGAAGTCGAATGATGTCAGGCTTCCTTGACATGTTTAGTGTCCGTGCTGGGCGGCGCGGCGTCAAGCGCGCGGGTCGGCGCGAGGCAGCCAGACCCGCGGGGAGCCCTGGGGGGACAATGCCCCCATGACACCGGCCGACCGCACGAGCCCGGGCGCTCCCGGGCAGGCCGCCCTGGAGGCGCTCCTGGCCTCGCCACCCGCCCTCCCCGTCGTCGCCGGGTTGTCGCGGCTGAGCTCCATGCTGGCCCGCCCCGCTCCCGACGGCGGGGCGCCCGCCGTCGTCGTCACGGCCCCTCCCGGAACGGGCAAAACCACGCTCGTGCCACCGCTCGTGGCGAGGGCGCTCTCCGAGGCCGGGAAGGACGGGGAGGCCGGGGCCGTCAGGCGCGTCGTCGTCACCCAGCCGCGCCGCGTGGCCGCCAGGGCCGCCGCGCGGCGCCTGGCCGGCCTGCTGGGTGAGGAGCCCGGGGGAACCGTCGGCTACGCGGTGCGCGGCGAGCGCCGCGCCGGGCCGGGCACCCGCATTGAGGTCGTCACGGCGGGCCTCCTCCTGCGCCGCCTCCAGGCCGAGCCGGACCTGCCGGGCGTGGGCGCCGTCATCCTCGACGAGGTCCATGAGCGGGCTCTCGACGCCGATCTCCTCCTCGCGCTGTTGCTCGACACGCGCGCGGGGCTGCGTGAGGACCTCACTCTCATCGCGATGTCGGCGACCCTGGACGCGGGTCGTCTGCGCGAGCTGCTCGGTGGGGCGACTGGGGGCGCGAGCGGCGGGACCGGCGGCGGAGCGGGGGCGGCCGGAGCGCTCGCCCCGCTGCTCGACGTGCCCGGCGCGCCCCACCCCATCGCCGAGCACTGGGCGCCCCCGCCGACGACCACGGCGCGGCTGGGCCCGCGCGGGGTGCCAAGGGACTTCCTCGCGCATGTCGCCGCCACCACGGCGCGGGCGCTGACGGAGCACGACGGCGATGCGCTCGTCTTCCTCCCCGGCGCGCGAGAGGTCGACGACGTCGTCAGCCGCTTGCGCCAGAGCCTGCCGGCGGCCGGGGCCAGCGTGGGAGGAGCGGATGCGCTGCCGCTGCACGGGCGGCTTCCCGCGGCGGCGCAGGACGCGGCGCTGGCGCCCGGCCCGCCGGGGCGGCGCCGGGTGATCGTGTCAACGAATGTCGCCGAATCCTCGCTGACCGTGCCGGGGGTGCGGATCGTCGTCGACTCGACACTCGCGCGCGAACCGCGGCTCGACGTCGCCCGCTCGATGAGTTGGCTGGCCACGGTGGGCGAGTCGCGGTCAGCGGGGGCTCAGCGGGCGGGCCGCGCCGGCCGCGAGGGGCCGGGCGCGGTCTACCGGTGCTGCACGGCGTCGGACTGGGCGCGCGCGGCGGCCTCCCCCACCCCGGAGATCCTGTCCGCCGACCTCACCAGGCTCGCCCTGGAACTGGCGGCCTGGGGCGCCCCCGGCGGGGTGGGACTGCACTCGCCGGCCTGGATTGATCCACCGCCGGAGGCGGCGATGCGGGCCGCCGAGGAGGCGCTGGTCTCACTCGGGCTGCTTGAGCCCGCCGGGTGGGGCGGCGGCGCGGGAGGTGACCGCAGTGGCGCCGACGGGGGCCGGGCTCCGGGCGCGATCACCCCGCTGGGCCGGGCTGTCGCGGCGATCCCGGCGCCGGTGCGGGAAGCTCGGGCTCTTCTCGTGGCGGCGGGCATGATCGGGGCGCGGCCAGCCGCTCGCGCCGCGGCGCTCCTCACCTCCGACCTGCGGGCGCCGGGGGCGGATCTGACGGCGCTGGCGAGGTCGGTCCGCGAGCGCCGGACGGGCGCGCGGGACGCCGGGCAGTGGGGCCAGGAGGCCGCGCGCCTTGAGCGATCGGTCACGGGCGCGCTCGCCGATGCGGGGGTCACGAGGGGCTCGGGCGCGGCGGCGGGCGCCCAGGAGGCGCTGCGCGCCCCGGCCCCCCTCAGGGCCCTGAGCGCTCCGGGGACCGACGGCGCCCAGGTTCTGGGCGGGCTGGGCGGGCTGGGCGGCCTGGGCGGGCTGGGCGGGTTGGCCGGCCTGGCCAGGCTGGGCGGGCTGGGTGGCGCCGAGGAATCGGTGGCGCTGGTAGCGGCGCTGGCCCACCCCGAGTGGATCGCGCGCCGCCGCGACTCGGTGGGCTCAGCGGGCCGAGCGGGCACGGGCGGTCGGGCCGCACCCGGTGGCTCCTCGCGTCCCGACGGCCCCGCCCCCGGGCGGGCGCGGGCGGAGGTCGCCTACGCGAGCGTGGGCGGCACGGGCCTGCGCCTGCCGGCGGACTCCCCGCTCGCCTCCTCGCCCTGGCTGGCGGTGGCCGATGTCGACCGCTCCCCGGGCCGCGGCGATGCCCTCATCCGCGCGGCGGCCCCTCTTGACGAGGAGGTAGCCCTCGCCGTCGCCGCGGATCGGCTCAGCGAGGAGGCCCGGACCGTGTGGGCCGAGGGCCGCCTGCGCACCGAGCGCGCCCGCCGCCTCGGCACGATCGTCCTGGCAGCCACTCCCGGTCCGCCGCCGAGCCCGGGCGAGGCCGCGAGCGCCGTCGTCCAGGCGGTACGAGGGGAGGGACTGGGGATCCTGCCCTGGGGCGAGGAGGCGCGCGAGCTGCGCGGCCGCCTGGCGCTGCTGCGCGCCGAGATCGGTGAGCCCTGGCCGGCTATGGACGACGAATCGCTGGTGGGCGCTGCCGAGATGTGGCTGGGGCCGGCCGTCCAGGCGCTCATGGCGGGCGGCAGGCGCTTCGACCTGGGGAGGCTGGACACACTGGCCGCGCTGCGGGCGCTCCTTCCGTGGCCTGAGGCGGCGCGTCTCGATGAGCTCGCCCCGGAGCGCTTGGAGGTGCCGTCCGGCTCGCGCGTCCGCCTGTCCTACACGGGCGACGACGGCGAGCCACTGCCCCGCCCAGTGCTGGCGGTGCGGGTCCAGGAGTGCTTCGGCTGGGCGAGCACGCCGCTCGTGGCGGGCGGTCGGGTCCCGGTGCTCATCCACCTGCTCTCCCCGGCGCGCAGGACCGTCGCGGTGACGGACGACCTCGCCTCCTTCTGGGCCCAGGGGTATCCGCAGGTGCGCGCCGAACTGCGCGGGCGCTACCCGAAGCACGCCTGGCCGGAGGACCCATGGTCCGCCCCGGCGACACGAGGGACGGGGCGGCGCCGCCCCCGGGTCTGAGGAACGGCGCACCCCCGCTGGCGGCTCCGCCGCGCCCTGCGGCCCGAGGGGCGCGGCAGCGGGACGCGGGGAGCGGGCGGCGGGACGCGGGGAGTGCCCGCCTCGCCCCGGCGTGCTGCGCGTCGGTGCCCGAGCGTGCCAGGCTGGTCCCATGAGCGCGAGCGTGTTCCGCAAGGTTGATGAGGGGCCGGTCTCCACGGCGGTGGAGGCGCAGGGCCTGAAATGGCTCGCCGAGGCGATGCCCGACGGCGGCGCGCACGTCGTCCCGGTGACGCAGGGCGAGGGGTGGATCGAGGAGCCGCGGCTCAGCCACGGGGGCACCACGGCCGAGGCCGCGGAGGCCTTCGGCCGCGCCTTGGCGGTCACCCACGCGGCGGGCGCCCCGTTCTTCGGGGCATCTCCCCCGGGATGGGACGGCGTCGGCCAGATGGGGCGCTCGCGCATCCGAGTGCACCCCCATGATTCCTGTGATCCAGCGGTCATGAGCCGACCGTGGGGAGCCTTCTACGCCGAGGACCGCATTGGCGCCTACATCGCCGACTGCCGGGACTCAGGGGCCCTGAGCGACAAGGGCGCGCGGGTGCTGGAGAGGGTCTGTGCGCGGCTGGCCGACGGCGTCTTCGACTCCCCGCAGCCGGCGCTCGTCGAGGCGGCGGCGCGGGGGCGGGCGCGCGCGGTGTCCCGCACGCATGGGGACCTGTGGTGCGGCAACGTGCTGTGGGTGCCGGTCGGGGAGGCCGACTGGGCGCCGCCGGGCGCGGGAGGCGGGCCGCGGCTGACCGGGGCCGCGGCGCGGGCGGCAGCAGTGGGCTCGGGTTCGGGCGGAGGCCTGCCGGGCGACGTCGGCGTCCTCATCGACCCGATGGCGCAGGGCGCGCACGCGGAGACGGATCTGGCAGCGCTGGGGATGTTCGGGCAGTCGCATCTCACGCGGATCATCGGGGCCTACAACGAGGTCTCACCGCTGGCCGACGGGTGGCGCGAGCGGGTGGGACTGCACCGCCTGCACATGCTCATGATCCACGTGTTCCTCTTCGGCGGCGGCTACGGGATGGAGGCGGTCAACCAGGCGCGCCAGTACGTGTGAGCCGCTGGCGCTGCCCTCCACGCCTGTCGGCCGGGCCCGCGATGCCGACGAGCCACGAGTGAGGGCCCCGATCACGCGGATCGGGGCCCTCACTCACTGGCGGTAGCGCTGGGATTCGAACCCAGGGTGGCTATGAACCACACAGACTTTCGAGATCTGCACCTTCGGCCGCTCGGACACGCTACCTCAGGCGTCGAGGGTACACGCCCGTGAGCGTTCAGCCCAATCGGCCGCCCCTGCGACCTCCCTCACCCCCCTCGCCGAGACCGGTCGAAATCATGACCGAGACCGGTCCGCGGACCGGTCTCGCCCCTATTTTCGACCGGTCTCGGTAGGCGGCGGGCGGCCTCAGGAGGCCGGGATCTCGCGCAGCACCACGGCGGGGACACCACCGACGACGACGCCCACGGGCACATCCCGCGTGACGACGGCACCCGCGGCGATGACCGCCCCGTCTCCCACGGTCACGCCCTTGGTGATGACGGCCTTGGCCCCGACCCAGACATCGTCTCCGAGCCGGATGGGGGCGGGGTAGGTGGTGGCGCGGTCGGCGACGGCGAGGCCGTGATCGAGGGTCGCCATGACGACGTCGTGCCCGATGAAGCAGCGATCGCCGATCCAAATGCCGCCCTGATCCTGGAAGCGGCACCCGGAGTTGATGAACACGTCGTCGCCGAAGTGGGTATTGACGCCGAAGTCAGTGGTGAAGGGCGGGAAGAGGCGCAGTGTTTCGGGCACCGGGCGGTGGGCGATCCGGGACAGCAGATCGCGGATCCCGTCGGGATCGTGGAAGGCGGAGTTGAGCTCGGCCGTGAGGCGCTGCGTCTCGACGGCGAAGGCGCCCTGGAAGGAGCCCTCGGGAGTGCCAGGGCGCACGGGCCTGCCGGCGTTGACGTGGTCCAGGAAGGCCTGGAGGGTCATCTCCTCGCTCATCGCGCTCTCCTTAGCCGCCGAACAACCGCCCCGCTGTTGTCCACCGGGGCGCGCACGCTGATGCTACACGCCCGCCTGTGGAGAACCGCCCGGTTTCGATGCTGTTTTCGACCGGTCTCGACGAGGGGAGGGGGCGGGGAGGATCAGCGGCGGGGGGCGAAGAAGTCCCGGAGGAGAGCCGCGGAGACCTCGGCGCGCAGCCCGGCGACGACCTCCACCCGGTGGTTCGCCCGGGGATCGCGCAGCACATCGCGGATCGAGCCGCAGGCCCCGGTGCGCGGCTCCCAGGCGGCCAGCACCACGCGGGCGAGCCTCGCCAACTGGATCGCACCGGCGCACATGGTGCAGGGCTCCAAGGTCACCACCAGCGAGCAGCCGTCCAGGTGGGAATCGCCCAGAGCCCTCCCGGCGGCCCTCAGGGCCCGCATCTCGGCGTGGGCAGTCGGGTCGCACTCGGCCTGACGGGCGTTGGCCGCCTCAGCGAGGACCTCGCCGCCGGCATCCAGGACGACGGCGCCCACGGGCACCTCCCCGGCCCGCGCCGCCCATTCCGCCAGGGCCAGCGCGCGGTCCATCGCGGCGCCATAGCGCTCCTCCAGGAGCGCGGGGCGCCGGTCGCCCGAAGCGGCCCCGGCGAGGGCGCGGGGCGCGGGCGAGGATCGATCGGTCACGCCCCAAGCGTCCCACACGCCGCCGGACCCGCCGGCACGAGATCGCCGCCGCGAGCGCCCGCGCCGCCGCGGTCCCCCGCCGCCCGCGCCCCCATCACCGCCACTTCGGATCACCATCGTTCCGATCTATCATTCCCAGGAACCTCCCAGCCTCAAGGGGGTGAACATTCAGCGAGCACCCCGGCCCCTGGGCCAGGCGGAAGGAGACTACGGGTGAGCACTCAGGCAGAGGATGACGCTCGCGGCTCCCAGGCCCGCGAGCCCGAGCCGGCCACCGACAAGCGCCTCAACACCACTGTGTTCGCGGTCTCCGGCGGCGTCATCGGCGCCCTCGCCCTCGCGGCGATCCTCGTCCCGCGCACCATCCAGGGCATCTTCGGAACCGCCGTCGCCTGGGCGTCACGCTGGTTCGGCTCGTTCTACATCCTGGAGATGACGGCGGTCCTCGTGTTCGTCGTCGTCCTGGCGCTGTCGCGCTACGGCACCACGCGGCTGGGGCCCTCCAACTCCACCCCAGAGTTCTCAACGTTCTCCTGGGCGGCGATGCTCTTCGCGGCGGGCGTGGGCACGGGGATCATGTTCTTCGCCGTCGCCGAGCCCGTCTCCCAGTACCTCTCACCGCCCGCGGGGGCTCCCCAGACCGAGGAGGCCGCCCGCAACGCGATCGTCCTGACCCTCCTCCACTACGGGGTATCGGGCTGGGGACTGTACTCCCTGGTGGGGATGGCGCTGGCCTACTTCGCCTACCGGCGCCGCCAGCCGCTGGCGGTTCGCTCCACGCTGCGCCCGATCCTGGGCCACCGCACGGATGGGATCCTCGGCGACGTCATGGACGCGGCCGCGCTCATCGGCGGCGCGATCGGGATCGCGGCCTCCCTCGGCGTGGGGATCGTCCAGTTGAATGTCGCGCTGACGATCCTGTTCGGCATCCCGCAGGGCACAGCGGCCCAGATCGGGCTCGTGGCGCTGTCAGTCCTCATGGCGACGGCATCGGCGGTCTCGGGGGTGGACCGCGGAGTGCGCATGCTATCGAGCGTCAACGTTCTGCTAGCGATCGCCCTGGCGCTGTGGGTGCTCGTCACGGGGGACACGGCGTTCCTGCTCGACGCGCTGGTGGGCTCGATCGGCGACTACATCACCTCGTTCCCGGGCCTGACCCTGGAGACCTACGCCTGGAACCGCCCGACCCAGTGGCTCAACGGCTGGACGCTGTTCTTCTGGGCGTGGTGGATCACGTGGGCGGCCTTCGTGGGGATGTTCCTGGCGCGCATCTCCCGCGGCCGCACGATCCGCCAGTTCGTGCTCGGCTCGCTGGCCCTGCCGCTGACCTACGTCATCATGTGGGTGTCGATCTTCGGCAATCACGCCCTGTCCATCGTCAGGGGCGGGGACCGGGTTTTCGCCGAACTGACGGCCTCCACCCCGGAACAGGGCTTCTACGCGCTGCTCAAGTCCCTTCCAGGGGGCCCCGCCCTGGTGGCGCTCTCGCTGTTCATCGGGATCCTGTTCTACGTGACCTCGGCGGACTCGGGCGCCCTGGTGATGGCGAACCTGTCCACGCGCACGCGCACCGGGGATGAGGGCGATGCCCAGCCGTGGCTGCGGATCTTCTGGGCGATACTCGTGGGCGTACTGACGATCGCCATGCTGCTGGCGGGCGGCATCCCGATCCTCCAGCAGGCGACCATCGTGATGGCGCTGCCCTTCAGCGCCGTCCTGCTGCTGATCATGTACGGGCTGTGGAAGGCACTGCGCACGGAGGCGAGCCACCACGACGCCCGCTCGCACGTCTTCCGGAACCGGGCGCTGGGCCTGACGGGCACGGCCGCGGGCCTCAAGCGCGTCTCGTGGCGGGATCGGCTGTCGCACACCTTCGAGTCGGTCTCCCCCGCCCAGGCCCAGCGCGCCCTGGACACCAGGATCGTGCCGGCCCTGGAGGCGGTGGCCGCTGAGCTGCGCAAAGAGGAGCTGGGGGCCGAGGTGTACGTGGAGGGACCGGAGGCGCAAGACCCCGACGACGAGCGCAACTTCCTGGGCCGCGCCACCCTCCTGGTCACAGCCGGCCCCGAGGCCGGCGACGGCGAGAATGCCGCCGAGCTGGCCGTGGCCCCGACGGCCGAGGGCGCGGCGGAGGGCGGAGCGGTGGCGCCCACGGTCGAGCGCTCCAGCGGGCTCGACTCCTTCCGCTACGTGGTGCGGATGGTGCAGGCCCCGGTGGCGGCCTTCGGCGTCGTCGTCCATGAGGCGGACGACCTCACGGTGCGCCTGGAGGTGCGACCGCGCGGCGGTGGCCAGGGCTACGACGTCATGGATTGGACCGCGGACCAGGTGGCCCACGACGTGCTGGACCACTACGAGAGCTGGCTGGACTATCTGGGCAACGCCTGAGCCGTGGCCCGGCGCGCCCACGCCGGCGCCCCGAGCGCCGTAGGCTGATCCCATGCATCTCATCGACGTCGACCACCCCCTCATCGATCACAAACTGGCGGTCCTGCGGGACCGGACGACGAACTCGGCGGTGTTCCGCCAACTCGTGGACGAGCTCGTCACCCTGCTGGCCTATGAGGCGACGCGCCATGTGCGCACCGAACCGGTGGAGATCGCCACCCCGGTGGCGGTGGCGCAGTGCCATCGGATCGCGGCGCCGCGGCCGATCGTCGTGCCGATCCTTCGGGCGGGCCTGGGAATGCTGGAGGGCATGACACGCCTCCTGCCCACGGCCGAAGTGGGGTTCCTCGGGATGAAGCGCGATGAGCGGACCCTGGAGGTGGACACCTACGCCAACCGCCTGCCTGATGACCTCTCGGGGCGCCAGTGCTTCATCGTCGACCCGATGCTCGCCACCGGCCACACGCTCACGGACGCCACGAACTACCTGCTGGACCGGGGCGCACGGGATGTGACGGCCCTGTGCCTGCTGGCGGCGCCGGAGGGCCTGACCTACCTGGAGGAGGCCATCGGGGACCGCGCGAACGTCACGGTCGTGACGGCCGCGGTGGACGACCACCTCAACGAGCTGGGCTACATCGTGCCGGGCCTGGGTGACGCCGGGGACCGCCTCTACGGCATCGTCGACTGAGGCGCCGCGGGGAGTCGCGCTGCGAGGCGGGGCTCGTCGAAGCGGTGATGGCCGGCGCGCGGCGGCCCGCCGATCAGCACGGCCCGGCGGCCCCACGGCCCGGCGGCTCCGCGGTCAGAAAGCCCCCGCCGCCTCCGCGGAAAACCGACTGGTCCGACCGCGCTCTCGCGCGGCCGGACCAGTCAATAGGGCCAGAGCCAGGCATTCACGGCCCGGTGAGGCCGAGGACCTGGGAAGGCGATCAGAAGGCCGGGAGGACGGAGCCGTCAGCCCAGGTGCTCTCGATGTAGGACTTGAAGTCCGCGGAGTTCATGATCTCGGCGAGTTTCTTGAGGGAGTCGTTGTCCTTGTCCTCCGAGCGCACCACGAGCTGGTTCGCCGGGGCGGCCTCGACGGACTCGAGCCGCAGGGCGTCGACGGCGGGCTTGAGCCCGGCGTCGAGGGCGTAGTTCCCATTGAGGACCACGGCGGCGGCGTCCTGCATCGTGTTGGCGACCTGGGCGCCGTCGACCGTCGTGAACGTGAAGTTGTGCGGGTTGCTGGTCACGTCGGAGTCCGTGGGCAGCGCAGCGGCGGGGTCGAGGGTGATGAGCTTCGCGGCCTCGAGCAACTTCAGCCCGCGGGCGGTGTTGGCCGGGTCGTTGTTGAGGACGATCTGCCCGCCATCGGGGATCTCCTCCAGCGTGGTGGCCTTCTTGGAGTAGATGCCCATGGGCTCCACGTGGACGTCCGCGATGGCCACGAAGTCGTAGCCGTGCTCCTCGATCTGCTGCTTGAGGTAGTTGGGCGTCTGGAAGAAGTTGGCGGCAATGGAGCCGTCCTTGAGGCTGATGTTCGGCGTCGTGTAGTCGTTGATCTCCTTGATGTCCAGCTTGATGCCGGTGCCGGACAGGAGGTTGTCCTTGATGTGGGTGAGCATCGTGACGTGGGGCTGGGGGGTGGCCCCGATGGAGATGACGACGGTGTCGCCGTCCTTCTTGATGCCCTTGGGCTGGCCGTCGGAGTCAGAGCCGCAGGCGGCCAGGGTGGCGGCGACGGCGGTGGCCAGGGCGCCGGTGGCGAAGGCGCGCCGGGATATCGCGGAGGGCAGAAGCGTGGTCATGGGGTTTCCTTTCGATGGTGGAGCCGTGGTGCTGGGGCGGATTCGATCGGGTTGCGGCGATGCGCGCCGCCGTCGATGGGCTCGGTGCCGGCTGGCGGGGCCTCAGCGGTGGTCCACCAGCCGGCTGAGCATGTCGCCGGCGAGCTGGATGATGCCGACGATGAGGACGATGAGGACGACAGTGACGATCATGACATCGGTCTGGTTGCGCTGGAACCCGTACTGCACGGCCAGGTCCCCCAGCCCGCCGCCACCCACGGCGCCCGCCATAGCCGAGTAGCCCAGCAGCGTGATGAGCGTGACCGTGGCCGACTGGATGAGGGTGGGCAGGGCCTCGCGCACGAGCACGCCCCAGGTGATCTGATTGCCGGAGGCGCCCATCATGAGGGCGGCCTCGACCTTCCCGGCCTCCACGTTGTTGACGGCGGTCTCCACCAGGCGCGCGTAGAAGGGGATGGCCCCCACGGTCAGGGGGACGCAGGCTGCCTGCCAGCCGAGCGAGGAGCCGACGATCATGCGGGTCAGCGGCAGGATCGCCACCATGAGGATAATGAAGGGCAGCGAGCGGCCGATGTTGACAACCTGGGAGAGGACCTCGTAGACGAAGCGGTTGGAGTGCTGGCCGCGCTTGCCCGTGGTCACCAGGGCCAGCCCCAGCAGGAGGCCGAGCAGCACCGCGAGCGCCCCGGAGATGAGAGTCATCTCGAAGGTCTCGATGGTGGCGGGCCAGAGCTTGTCCGTGATGGCGGGGTTGTCCAGCCATCTCTTGTCCCGCGCGCCCGCGGGCAGGACGATAAGGGGCTCCAGGTGAGCAGCGGCGTTCAGGGCGATCATGAGCGCACCTCCGCGGTGGCGCCGATGGCGGCCAGGGCGTCGACAACGCCGGGGGCCCTCTCGGCGGGGACGGTCAGGGCGAGGCGGCCGACCTGGGCCTGCCCCAGGGTCTCGAAGACTCCCCCGGCCACGTCCGCGCCGTGCTCGGAGGCGATGGCGAGCAGGTGCGCGGCCGCCGGCTGGCCCGGGTGGGCGGTGAGCGCGACGTCGATGACGGCGTCGCCCTCGGCCAGCGAGCCATCCGGGATCGCGGGGACGGGCACGAGCTCGTGGGACAGGCGCGAATCGACGTCGGAGACGACCTCCTCGATCGGCCCGGACTCCACGATGCGGCCGGCCTCCAGGAGGCTCACGGAGTCGCAGACCTGGCGGACGACGCTCATCTCGTGGGTGATGATGACGACGGTGACGCCGAGGCGATCGCGCACGTCCTTGATGAGGTCGAGGATCGAGCGGGTGGTCTCGGGGTCGAGGGCGCTGGTGGGCTCATCGCACAGGAGCACGGCGGGCTGATCCGCCAGCGCCCGGGCGATGCCGACGCGCTGCTTCTGGCCACCGGAGAGTTGGCTGGGGTAGGAGCCGCCGCGATCGGCGAGGCCCACGAGGTCGAGCATCTGGGCGACCGTCTCGTGGCGCTCCCCCTTGGCGACTCCGGCCAGGGCGAGCGGGTAAGCGATGTTCTGCGCGGTCGTGCGCGAGTCGAGCAGGTTGGCGTGCTGGAAGACCATGCCGATCCTGCGGCGGGCCTCGCGCAGCTCGCGGGGCCGCAGGGCGGTCATGTCCTGGCCGGCGACGCGCACCTCACCGCTCGTGACGGGCTCAAGGGCGGTCAGGCAGCGGATGAGCGTGGACTTGCCAGCCCCAGAGGTCCCCACGATCCCATGGATCGATCCCGCGGGCACATTCAGGGTGAGACCGTCGAGGGCACGGACCCGCGTGCCGTCACGCAGGGTGTAGATCTTGACAACGTCGCGCAGGGAGATCATCGAGCCGTCCGCCGATCCCGCATCGGCGAGCGCGCCAGTGCCGACGGCGTCGGCCTTGACCGGCTCGGTACCCGGGTTTGGATCGCTCATGAGTCCTCCATCGGTCCTGGCGGAAGCACCCTCACCATCGCAGGGGGTTGCTGCAGCGTCATCGAGCCAGGTCTCTCAACTGCTCTGGATGGTCGGGAGAACGGTATAAAGCCGAGTCACGGGCGCGCAAGCCAGACGCCGATTCCGGGACCAAGGTCACGAAATGACGACGCGGCACGGGAAGGACCACCCGGATCTACGATGCCAGCATGACCACGATCATCCCGGACCTCCTGGGCGAGCCCTGGGTGGCGCGCCACATCCCCGTCACCCCCTCTGAAGCCGCGCCCGGGGCGGATCACGCGATCCTCGTCCACCAGCGCGATGCCGGCGCCGCCCGGCACGCGCGGGCGGTGCTGTACATCCACGGCCGCA includes these proteins:
- a CDS encoding helix-turn-helix transcriptional regulator gives rise to the protein MNNDVRELREAKGLTQAQLGQALGVSRQSVNSIEKGKYDPSLPLAIAIARYFGLAVEDIFHA
- a CDS encoding ATP-dependent RNA helicase — its product is MTPADRTSPGAPGQAALEALLASPPALPVVAGLSRLSSMLARPAPDGGAPAVVVTAPPGTGKTTLVPPLVARALSEAGKDGEAGAVRRVVVTQPRRVAARAAARRLAGLLGEEPGGTVGYAVRGERRAGPGTRIEVVTAGLLLRRLQAEPDLPGVGAVILDEVHERALDADLLLALLLDTRAGLREDLTLIAMSATLDAGRLRELLGGATGGASGGTGGGAGAAGALAPLLDVPGAPHPIAEHWAPPPTTTARLGPRGVPRDFLAHVAATTARALTEHDGDALVFLPGAREVDDVVSRLRQSLPAAGASVGGADALPLHGRLPAAAQDAALAPGPPGRRRVIVSTNVAESSLTVPGVRIVVDSTLAREPRLDVARSMSWLATVGESRSAGAQRAGRAGREGPGAVYRCCTASDWARAAASPTPEILSADLTRLALELAAWGAPGGVGLHSPAWIDPPPEAAMRAAEEALVSLGLLEPAGWGGGAGGDRSGADGGRAPGAITPLGRAVAAIPAPVREARALLVAAGMIGARPAARAAALLTSDLRAPGADLTALARSVRERRTGARDAGQWGQEAARLERSVTGALADAGVTRGSGAAAGAQEALRAPAPLRALSAPGTDGAQVLGGLGGLGGLGGLGGLAGLARLGGLGGAEESVALVAALAHPEWIARRRDSVGSAGRAGTGGRAAPGGSSRPDGPAPGRARAEVAYASVGGTGLRLPADSPLASSPWLAVADVDRSPGRGDALIRAAAPLDEEVALAVAADRLSEEARTVWAEGRLRTERARRLGTIVLAATPGPPPSPGEAASAVVQAVRGEGLGILPWGEEARELRGRLALLRAEIGEPWPAMDDESLVGAAEMWLGPAVQALMAGGRRFDLGRLDTLAALRALLPWPEAARLDELAPERLEVPSGSRVRLSYTGDDGEPLPRPVLAVRVQECFGWASTPLVAGGRVPVLIHLLSPARRTVAVTDDLASFWAQGYPQVRAELRGRYPKHAWPEDPWSAPATRGTGRRRPRV
- a CDS encoding fructosamine kinase family protein — translated: MSASVFRKVDEGPVSTAVEAQGLKWLAEAMPDGGAHVVPVTQGEGWIEEPRLSHGGTTAEAAEAFGRALAVTHAAGAPFFGASPPGWDGVGQMGRSRIRVHPHDSCDPAVMSRPWGAFYAEDRIGAYIADCRDSGALSDKGARVLERVCARLADGVFDSPQPALVEAAARGRARAVSRTHGDLWCGNVLWVPVGEADWAPPGAGGGPRLTGAAARAAAVGSGSGGGLPGDVGVLIDPMAQGAHAETDLAALGMFGQSHLTRIIGAYNEVSPLADGWRERVGLHRLHMLMIHVFLFGGGYGMEAVNQARQYV
- a CDS encoding DapH/DapD/GlmU-related protein translates to MSEEMTLQAFLDHVNAGRPVRPGTPEGSFQGAFAVETQRLTAELNSAFHDPDGIRDLLSRIAHRPVPETLRLFPPFTTDFGVNTHFGDDVFINSGCRFQDQGGIWIGDRCFIGHDVVMATLDHGLAVADRATTYPAPIRLGDDVWVGAKAVITKGVTVGDGAVIAAGAVVTRDVPVGVVVGGVPAVVLREIPAS
- a CDS encoding nucleoside deaminase, which translates into the protein MDRALALAEWAARAGEVPVGAVVLDAGGEVLAEAANARQAECDPTAHAEMRALRAAGRALGDSHLDGCSLVVTLEPCTMCAGAIQLARLARVVLAAWEPRTGACGSIRDVLRDPRANHRVEVVAGLRAEVSAALLRDFFAPRR
- the betT gene encoding choline BCCT transporter BetT, with the protein product MSTQAEDDARGSQAREPEPATDKRLNTTVFAVSGGVIGALALAAILVPRTIQGIFGTAVAWASRWFGSFYILEMTAVLVFVVVLALSRYGTTRLGPSNSTPEFSTFSWAAMLFAAGVGTGIMFFAVAEPVSQYLSPPAGAPQTEEAARNAIVLTLLHYGVSGWGLYSLVGMALAYFAYRRRQPLAVRSTLRPILGHRTDGILGDVMDAAALIGGAIGIAASLGVGIVQLNVALTILFGIPQGTAAQIGLVALSVLMATASAVSGVDRGVRMLSSVNVLLAIALALWVLVTGDTAFLLDALVGSIGDYITSFPGLTLETYAWNRPTQWLNGWTLFFWAWWITWAAFVGMFLARISRGRTIRQFVLGSLALPLTYVIMWVSIFGNHALSIVRGGDRVFAELTASTPEQGFYALLKSLPGGPALVALSLFIGILFYVTSADSGALVMANLSTRTRTGDEGDAQPWLRIFWAILVGVLTIAMLLAGGIPILQQATIVMALPFSAVLLLIMYGLWKALRTEASHHDARSHVFRNRALGLTGTAAGLKRVSWRDRLSHTFESVSPAQAQRALDTRIVPALEAVAAELRKEELGAEVYVEGPEAQDPDDERNFLGRATLLVTAGPEAGDGENAAELAVAPTAEGAAEGGAVAPTVERSSGLDSFRYVVRMVQAPVAAFGVVVHEADDLTVRLEVRPRGGGQGYDVMDWTADQVAHDVLDHYESWLDYLGNA